A genomic stretch from Candidatus Nitrososphaera gargensis Ga9.2 includes:
- a CDS encoding winged helix-turn-helix domain-containing protein produces the protein MEDRSSTTTTDLGTLARTISSRAVAQILDFFLDHKEFDYSPAEIAKKTGLSFRTIFRELPMLEKYQLIYNSRKIGKTNMYRLNTDFRAVSLLEQFTLEMAQVKVDHHNDSKGKTEINTNIIEE, from the coding sequence TTGGAAGACAGGTCTTCTACCACTACTACTGATCTGGGAACGTTGGCTAGAACTATATCATCAAGAGCAGTTGCCCAGATACTGGACTTTTTCCTGGATCACAAAGAATTCGATTATTCTCCAGCAGAGATTGCCAAAAAGACAGGCCTTTCGTTCAGGACGATTTTTAGAGAGCTTCCTATGTTGGAGAAATATCAGCTCATCTACAACAGCCGCAAGATCGGCAAGACAAACATGTACAGGCTCAATACAGATTTTAGGGCAGTGTCGCTTCTAGAGCAGTTTACGCTTGAAATGGCGCAGGTCAAAGTAGATCATCATAATGACAGCAAAGGCAAGACTGAAATTAATACAAACATTATTGAAGAATAA
- a CDS encoding DUF192 domain-containing protein yields the protein MARKSTVLIPVIIAAVAVGALGIAFVPPEIRDRDTAFPKGTVRIDDNVITVEIAETAAEQQRWMTFRQDRLPLDTAMLIKHDKPDLYEVWMLNIEYNLDLIWFDENGNAVYLKKDVPPCTNVVETVSCTYKTTKRALYVMAATSGFVDEHNIDIGSKMTIISA from the coding sequence ATGGCGCGCAAGTCGACGGTGCTGATACCGGTCATAATCGCCGCTGTTGCAGTGGGCGCACTCGGCATAGCGTTTGTCCCGCCCGAGATCAGGGACAGGGATACTGCCTTTCCAAAAGGCACTGTGAGGATCGACGACAACGTCATAACTGTAGAGATAGCAGAGACCGCTGCTGAACAGCAGAGGTGGATGACATTCAGGCAGGACAGGCTGCCGCTTGACACCGCGATGCTGATCAAGCACGACAAGCCAGACCTTTACGAAGTGTGGATGCTCAATATCGAGTACAACCTTGACCTTATCTGGTTTGACGAAAATGGCAACGCTGTGTACTTGAAAAAGGACGTGCCACCGTGCACCAACGTCGTTGAAACCGTCAGCTGCACATACAAGACCACAAAGAGGGCGCTTTACGTGATGGCCGCCACTTCGGGCTTTGTAGACGAGCACAACATCGACATAGGCTCCAAAATGACAATCATTTCTGCCTAG
- a CDS encoding pyridoxamine 5'-phosphate oxidase family protein codes for MRFTLADRAAKPLDEGELSDLLNKPNILRLAMIDARDGMPLVHPVWYYYKDWKFFAAVDRDGAKARSLRKNPNVYFLVDIDPDDSPPRGVRGKGVAQVIDDPDYATKVTAHNVLRYLGSLEGKVAQKLIEMSKDSSVVEITPRYMATWKF; via the coding sequence TTGAGGTTCACGCTTGCAGACAGGGCCGCCAAGCCGCTTGACGAAGGCGAGCTGTCAGATTTGCTAAACAAGCCTAACATCCTCCGGCTTGCAATGATCGATGCGCGTGACGGCATGCCGCTTGTACATCCAGTGTGGTACTACTATAAAGACTGGAAATTCTTTGCAGCCGTTGACAGGGACGGGGCGAAGGCGCGGTCGCTCCGCAAGAACCCAAACGTGTATTTCCTTGTCGATATTGATCCTGACGACAGCCCGCCGCGCGGGGTTCGCGGCAAAGGCGTTGCGCAGGTTATCGACGATCCTGATTATGCAACAAAGGTTACCGCCCACAATGTGCTCAGGTACCTAGGGTCGCTTGAAGGCAAGGTGGCGCAAAAGCTCATCGAGATGAGCAAGGACTCTAGCGTCGTTGAAATAACACCGCGCTATATGGCCACTTGGAAGTTCTAG
- the acs gene encoding acetate--CoA ligase: MSSPSKLYEESGRIKVNVTPGRRLEKVSKEALAEPEKFWAEQARNLVWFKEWDRVLDWKPPFARWFVGGQLNASVNCLDRHVKTDTKNKTAIIWEGESGETRTLSYFQLYRQVNKFANVLKSLGVGKGDRVTIYMPMVPELPIAMLACARIGAIHSVVFSGFSSQALVDRANDAQSKIIITADGGVRKGRLIELKKVVDESLPSIQSIDHVIVLKRAGNEVGMGPRDLWWHDLMEGAKTYCPPEPVESTHPLYILYTSGTTGKPKGVMHGTGGYLTHLYATAKWVFDFNKQDIFFCTADIGWVTGHSYIVYAPLMHGATEIMYEGAPDHPRPDRYWAIVEKHGATILYMTPTALRMYMKYGDVVPNSFDLSSLRLLGTVGEPINPEVWMWYFKTIGKEICPIVDTWWQTETGGIMLSMCTGIETIPMKPGSATFPVPGVDAAVVDENGKPVPPGTKGYIVVRRPWPGMLLTLWGDDEKYKQVYWSKFAGMYYPGDYAMIDQDGYLWLLGRADDVLKVAGHRLGTMELESAFVSHKAIAEAAVTSKPNNTKGESIIAFLVPKEGFTHSDDMRTEIVAHIRNTVGPIATPDEVYFVNKLPKTRSGKIMRRLLKSIACGDKIGDITTLEDGAAIDEVKQAYEDLKKVVRS; this comes from the coding sequence TTGTCGAGCCCTTCAAAGCTATATGAAGAGAGTGGCAGAATCAAGGTAAACGTCACGCCAGGGAGGCGTCTTGAAAAGGTCTCAAAAGAGGCGCTGGCAGAGCCGGAAAAATTCTGGGCAGAGCAGGCCAGAAACTTGGTGTGGTTCAAAGAATGGGATCGGGTGCTTGACTGGAAGCCGCCGTTTGCCCGATGGTTTGTCGGAGGCCAGCTCAACGCGTCTGTCAACTGCCTTGACAGGCACGTCAAGACAGATACAAAGAACAAAACTGCAATAATATGGGAGGGTGAAAGCGGGGAGACAAGGACCCTTTCCTATTTCCAGCTTTACCGGCAGGTGAACAAGTTTGCCAATGTCCTCAAGAGCCTGGGCGTCGGCAAGGGCGACAGGGTGACGATATACATGCCGATGGTGCCAGAGCTGCCCATTGCGATGCTTGCGTGCGCAAGGATAGGCGCGATCCACTCTGTTGTATTTTCTGGCTTTTCTTCGCAGGCGCTGGTAGACAGGGCAAACGACGCACAGTCCAAGATAATCATCACCGCTGACGGCGGTGTAAGGAAGGGTAGGCTGATCGAGCTGAAAAAAGTGGTAGACGAGTCGCTGCCCTCGATCCAGTCGATCGATCATGTCATTGTGCTAAAGCGCGCCGGCAACGAGGTCGGGATGGGGCCGAGGGATCTGTGGTGGCACGATCTGATGGAAGGCGCCAAGACCTACTGCCCACCAGAGCCGGTCGAAAGCACCCACCCGCTCTACATCTTGTATACGTCCGGCACGACAGGCAAGCCCAAAGGTGTAATGCATGGAACCGGCGGCTACCTTACGCACCTGTACGCTACTGCAAAGTGGGTATTTGACTTTAACAAGCAGGATATCTTTTTCTGCACTGCTGACATTGGCTGGGTTACAGGCCACAGCTACATCGTCTACGCGCCGCTGATGCATGGCGCGACAGAGATAATGTATGAAGGCGCTCCCGACCACCCAAGGCCAGACCGGTACTGGGCCATCGTGGAAAAGCACGGGGCAACCATCCTGTACATGACGCCGACTGCGCTCCGCATGTACATGAAGTACGGCGACGTAGTCCCAAACTCGTTTGACCTCTCTTCGCTCAGGCTGCTTGGCACCGTGGGCGAGCCCATCAACCCGGAGGTCTGGATGTGGTATTTCAAGACGATAGGAAAAGAGATCTGCCCCATAGTCGACACCTGGTGGCAGACAGAGACCGGCGGTATAATGCTCAGCATGTGCACAGGCATTGAGACGATCCCAATGAAGCCCGGCTCGGCGACCTTCCCTGTGCCCGGGGTCGACGCGGCAGTAGTCGACGAAAACGGCAAGCCTGTCCCGCCGGGGACAAAAGGCTACATCGTGGTGCGCAGGCCGTGGCCGGGGATGCTGCTGACGCTCTGGGGTGACGACGAAAAATACAAGCAGGTATACTGGAGCAAGTTCGCCGGCATGTACTACCCAGGTGACTATGCGATGATCGATCAGGATGGCTACCTCTGGCTGCTGGGCAGGGCAGATGACGTGCTCAAGGTAGCCGGCCACAGGCTAGGTACGATGGAGCTTGAAAGCGCGTTTGTCTCTCACAAGGCCATAGCCGAAGCGGCCGTGACCAGCAAGCCCAATAACACCAAGGGCGAATCGATAATCGCGTTCTTGGTGCCAAAAGAAGGCTTTACGCATTCTGACGACATGCGCACAGAGATCGTAGCACACATCAGGAATACCGTTGGGCCTATCGCCACGCCGGACGAAGTATATTTCGTGAACAAGCTCCCCAAGACCCGCAGCGGCAAGATAATGCGCCGGCTCCTAAAATCGATTGCATGTGGCGACAAGATAGGCGACATCACCACGCTTGAAGACGGGGCTGCTATCGATGAAGTAAAGCAAGCCTACGAAGACTTGAAAAAAGTGGTGCGCTCCTAG
- a CDS encoding winged helix-turn-helix domain-containing protein — MKYRSRTEIVAMILEAANGGATKTKIMYKAFLSYAQLREYLSVLIENGLLEYMEGTQTYKTTAKGLNFLKMHSEIGELLQTTVRER, encoded by the coding sequence TTGAAGTACAGAAGCAGAACAGAAATAGTAGCAATGATCCTAGAGGCAGCGAACGGCGGAGCCACAAAGACGAAAATCATGTACAAAGCTTTTCTAAGCTATGCGCAGCTGAGAGAGTACCTATCGGTACTCATCGAAAATGGCCTGCTCGAATACATGGAAGGGACACAGACGTACAAAACGACAGCAAAGGGCCTGAACTTCCTAAAGATGCACAGCGAAATAGGAGAGCTCCTGCAGACGACGGTCAGGGAACGCTGA
- a CDS encoding CdvA-like protein — MSEEKLGFVGKQVKDIYGTYIGRVVGIITEIDGEIETVGVDTGSGGLKQLPYEQLVIQGDYVFFIPKWRLDAQRLLRQKSLTLKRIKALQEIVAENDSMKEDAELVYIKYEKKLAELEGNEKQVNDALNARLAELDAEARNIKAVLFDAKLQFRSNEMKEETYQQIKVQTDELIEHINNERTEIGNVRAKMAANTLENLTAAATTEQAAASAKGEEAPAAEPSQPAADEISPVQQVTTATAGEEGEKPAMLSANGAEQQSETSWLSQVITK; from the coding sequence ATGAGCGAAGAAAAGCTCGGATTTGTAGGCAAGCAGGTCAAAGACATCTATGGTACTTACATCGGAAGAGTAGTCGGTATAATAACCGAGATAGACGGCGAGATCGAGACTGTCGGGGTCGACACCGGCTCTGGCGGCCTGAAGCAACTGCCTTACGAGCAGCTCGTGATCCAGGGTGATTACGTATTCTTCATTCCAAAGTGGAGGCTGGACGCGCAGAGGCTGCTGAGGCAAAAGTCACTGACGCTAAAGAGGATAAAGGCGTTGCAGGAGATCGTTGCCGAGAATGACTCTATGAAGGAAGACGCAGAACTGGTTTACATAAAGTACGAGAAAAAGCTGGCCGAGCTCGAAGGCAATGAAAAGCAGGTCAATGACGCGCTGAACGCCAGGTTGGCAGAGCTTGACGCAGAGGCCAGGAACATCAAGGCCGTGCTGTTTGACGCCAAACTGCAGTTCAGGAGCAACGAGATGAAGGAGGAGACCTACCAGCAGATCAAGGTCCAGACGGACGAGCTGATAGAGCACATCAACAACGAAAGGACAGAGATCGGCAACGTCAGGGCAAAGATGGCCGCCAACACACTTGAAAACCTTACTGCAGCTGCTACTACCGAACAGGCAGCCGCTTCTGCAAAGGGAGAAGAAGCTCCAGCAGCCGAGCCAAGCCAACCAGCTGCCGATGAAATATCTCCAGTCCAGCAGGTGACCACCGCAACAGCAGGTGAAGAAGGAGAAAAGCCTGCCATGTTGTCTGCCAACGGAGCAGAACAGCAGTCCGAGACAAGCTGGCTCAGCCAAGTAATCACAAAATAA
- a CDS encoding FAD-dependent thymidylate synthase, translating into MSFDSRVFLDSFTEEEKAELKGHFSNADRAVFAIITPKQVDRGALMSRYSRTDKTMRRVFLDEFAKNPNRGEEFYRRVLLEYGDDSVAELGEAQVAVEGISNIAAKKIEDRRIGLSYLEKSSRYVAFDQKVGGRYYRYVREESIMASPHADRYIEACDHSFDTYSRSIQPLQSFLKEREPIERFSFFNSDLQKEVPFGQLKSDKDIKAAERIYNVTIKAKALDLLRGLLPASTMTNVGITGNGRAFEYLLTLMYGSKLKEIRSIADQLFGELNAVIPSFIRRANDRYGQALQEYVSKTENAIGRLAKGYLSGVPPEDRPELVKLLDFEDNSQVEVKVASAILYEQAQGQSLQRITNYVKSMPTEERHKVIRTYTEFRANRRHRPGRAFEMVDYTFELFTNFGMFRDLHRHRVLTMERQLLSTRHGYDLPQELIDAGLDKGFVECMDLAKQVYEAMAKTMPEEAQYVVNFAYRYPYFVKMNLREACHMIELRTAPQGHPDYRLACQKMYSEIKRVHPVLAEGIKFVDMNKYQLERFDAEKKTEKKRQQIG; encoded by the coding sequence TTGTCGTTTGACAGCAGGGTCTTTCTGGATAGTTTTACAGAAGAGGAAAAGGCCGAACTAAAGGGCCACTTCTCAAATGCTGACAGGGCTGTTTTTGCGATAATCACCCCCAAACAGGTCGATAGGGGGGCGCTCATGTCGCGCTACTCTCGCACAGACAAGACCATGCGGAGGGTGTTTCTGGACGAGTTTGCAAAAAACCCGAACAGAGGCGAGGAGTTTTACAGGCGTGTCCTCCTAGAGTACGGCGACGACTCGGTAGCCGAGCTGGGCGAGGCGCAGGTTGCCGTCGAGGGCATTTCCAACATTGCAGCAAAAAAGATAGAGGATCGCAGGATCGGCCTCTCATACTTGGAAAAGTCGTCTCGCTACGTGGCGTTTGATCAAAAGGTTGGCGGCAGATACTACCGCTACGTCAGGGAGGAGAGCATCATGGCGTCGCCTCACGCTGATAGATACATCGAAGCGTGCGACCACTCGTTTGACACATACAGCAGGAGCATCCAGCCCCTGCAATCATTTTTGAAGGAGAGGGAGCCTATCGAGCGGTTCAGTTTTTTCAACTCGGATTTACAAAAGGAAGTGCCTTTTGGTCAGCTAAAATCGGACAAGGACATCAAGGCCGCAGAGCGGATCTACAACGTAACGATAAAGGCAAAGGCGCTCGACCTTCTCCGCGGGCTCTTGCCTGCATCCACCATGACAAACGTGGGCATAACAGGCAACGGCAGGGCGTTTGAATATTTGCTGACGTTGATGTACGGGTCAAAGCTCAAAGAGATCAGGTCGATTGCCGACCAGCTGTTTGGTGAGCTGAATGCTGTCATTCCCTCCTTTATAAGGCGCGCAAATGACAGATACGGCCAAGCCCTGCAGGAATATGTTTCAAAAACTGAAAATGCGATAGGCAGGCTTGCCAAGGGCTACCTATCAGGAGTCCCGCCGGAGGACAGGCCAGAACTTGTAAAGCTGCTTGACTTTGAGGACAATTCCCAAGTCGAAGTAAAGGTTGCTTCTGCGATCCTGTACGAGCAGGCGCAGGGCCAGTCGCTCCAAAGGATAACAAATTATGTCAAGTCGATGCCAACTGAGGAGCGGCACAAGGTCATCAGGACATACACCGAATTTCGCGCCAACCGGCGGCATAGGCCAGGTAGAGCGTTTGAAATGGTCGACTATACCTTCGAATTGTTCACCAACTTTGGCATGTTTCGCGACCTGCACAGACATAGGGTGCTCACGATGGAGCGCCAGTTGCTGTCTACAAGGCACGGCTACGACCTGCCGCAGGAACTGATCGATGCGGGTCTGGACAAGGGCTTTGTCGAATGCATGGACCTTGCAAAACAGGTCTATGAAGCAATGGCAAAGACGATGCCCGAAGAAGCGCAGTATGTCGTCAATTTCGCGTACCGCTATCCCTACTTCGTAAAGATGAACCTGCGGGAGGCGTGTCATATGATAGAGCTCCGCACGGCACCGCAGGGTCACCCCGACTACCGCCTAGCATGCCAGAAAATGTACAGCGAAATCAAAAGAGTCCATCCAGTGCTAGCGGAAGGTATCAAGTTCGTCGACATGAATAAGTACCAGCTAGAAAGGTTTGACGCAGAGAAAAAGACCGAGAAAAAGAGGCAGCAGATCGGCTAG
- a CDS encoding 4Fe-4S dicluster domain-containing protein, whose amino-acid sequence MTATVTEYVCEDCGTLLRHSNPNTLESMRDVHNQLCIVKRQKTMAAQAAVPKPAAAPAAPAAVSPTAAAPPPAIPAAPSAPAAGGPTTISLSGTGTNYGKVEGPIDPKFKEKRQQVGTYQGIKVWGPYDAPGQLGIWGDYVCIDFDICVADGACIEACPVNVYEWLQTPGHPASDKKAFMIREKDCIFCMACENVCPPQAVKIFKKS is encoded by the coding sequence GTGACTGCCACCGTAACCGAGTATGTGTGCGAAGACTGTGGCACCCTTCTGCGCCACAGCAACCCTAACACGCTAGAGAGCATGAGGGATGTTCACAATCAATTATGCATTGTTAAAAGGCAAAAGACGATGGCTGCCCAGGCGGCCGTGCCAAAGCCGGCCGCAGCTCCAGCTGCGCCAGCAGCCGTATCTCCAACAGCTGCCGCTCCGCCACCTGCGATTCCGGCAGCTCCAAGCGCGCCAGCGGCAGGCGGTCCTACCACAATTTCGCTATCAGGCACCGGCACAAACTATGGCAAGGTTGAAGGCCCGATTGATCCCAAGTTTAAAGAGAAAAGACAACAGGTTGGCACATATCAGGGAATCAAGGTTTGGGGCCCATATGATGCTCCCGGACAGCTTGGCATTTGGGGCGACTATGTTTGCATCGACTTTGATATATGTGTGGCAGACGGCGCGTGTATTGAAGCATGCCCAGTCAACGTGTATGAATGGCTCCAGACTCCAGGGCACCCAGCCTCTGACAAGAAGGCATTTATGATAAGAGAAAAGGACTGCATATTCTGCATGGCGTGCGAAAACGTGTGTCCTCCGCAGGCAGTCAAGATATTCAAGAAGAGCTGA
- a CDS encoding cellulose synthase family protein, whose translation MYGPGPFLYVLFLMIGWIMMIYTLNFYYLAYQSRNNIRHNKKMRQKTELPPNLPVVTIQLPLYNEKYVARRLIDAVCRMDYPKDKLHIQVLDDSDDDTIDLIKSIVDDYRFKGFDIVHMHRTDRSGYKAGALKAGMKHAKGEFIAIFDADFIPPASFLKRALGHFFTDKRLGLVQCKWGHVNENYSTLTEAQAVSLDLHFLIEQKAKSLSHLYMNFNGTAGIWRTACINDAGGWHTTTLVEDLDLSYRAQMKGWRCLFLEDLEVDAELPVQMNAAKRQQFRWAKGSIQVALKLLSDLMLHRRVPVDTKAQAFIQLTRHAVNPLFLAQFLIFPMLLAMSANSYAVGWVPLISVVMYIMMGPGGYLLVINQAWNGDPRMLREKARQFFFLMFFASGISVNNTVAVFDAVFGKRNEFLRTPKFGIVNKDDDWRNKEYVLPFTKTTLLEIFFAVYGCMAVFISLASGNAVYAPMIAVPTIGFIYVTYLSIVHSSFRKKKSDTRGTYAPAIAAGKHHNNNNLDSGATMAAASVITHTRVVNRQKVVLAGVLAFLIMGAGMAYYGYQTTLYHVNKAIGFVARAQTAQTPEQLAEYIKLAKIELMPVKGNNPVWLFPTARTDFGLIRENLDGILLRAESASAMVPHSEQYNMAMSDMHKSAERINLGLMEAIPYMYISISNLVMAGLWVAAIIAIFAAMRRARTRRVQIEKTV comes from the coding sequence ATGTACGGTCCGGGCCCTTTTCTCTACGTATTGTTCTTGATGATCGGCTGGATCATGATGATATACACGCTCAACTTTTACTACCTTGCATACCAGTCACGCAATAACATCAGGCACAACAAAAAGATGCGCCAAAAGACAGAGCTGCCGCCTAACCTGCCGGTGGTTACAATACAGCTGCCGCTGTACAATGAAAAGTACGTGGCAAGGCGCCTGATAGACGCGGTTTGCCGGATGGACTACCCAAAGGACAAACTGCATATACAGGTGCTTGACGACTCCGACGACGACACCATCGACCTGATAAAATCCATAGTGGACGACTATAGGTTCAAGGGGTTTGACATTGTGCATATGCACAGGACTGATAGGTCCGGCTACAAGGCTGGCGCGCTCAAGGCGGGCATGAAGCACGCCAAGGGCGAGTTTATCGCGATATTTGACGCCGACTTTATACCGCCTGCGTCGTTCCTAAAAAGGGCGCTTGGGCACTTTTTCACTGACAAGAGGCTCGGCCTTGTGCAGTGCAAGTGGGGCCATGTCAACGAAAACTACTCTACCCTGACAGAAGCCCAGGCAGTGTCGCTTGACCTGCACTTTTTGATAGAGCAGAAGGCAAAGAGCCTCAGCCATCTCTACATGAACTTTAACGGCACGGCTGGCATATGGAGGACGGCGTGCATCAACGACGCGGGCGGCTGGCACACTACCACACTTGTTGAGGATCTCGACCTCAGCTACAGGGCTCAGATGAAAGGCTGGCGCTGCCTCTTTCTGGAGGATCTTGAGGTTGATGCCGAGCTGCCGGTGCAAATGAACGCTGCAAAGCGCCAACAGTTCCGCTGGGCCAAGGGCTCGATACAGGTGGCGCTCAAGCTGCTAAGCGACCTGATGCTCCACCGCCGGGTGCCAGTAGACACCAAGGCCCAAGCGTTCATACAGCTTACAAGGCATGCCGTCAACCCGCTCTTTCTTGCGCAGTTCCTGATATTCCCCATGCTCCTTGCAATGAGCGCTAATTCTTATGCCGTGGGCTGGGTCCCGCTCATCTCTGTTGTCATGTACATAATGATGGGGCCGGGCGGATACCTGCTTGTCATAAACCAAGCCTGGAACGGCGATCCAAGGATGCTTCGCGAAAAGGCAAGGCAGTTCTTTTTCCTGATGTTCTTTGCGTCAGGAATATCCGTCAACAACACCGTGGCAGTGTTCGACGCGGTGTTTGGCAAAAGGAACGAATTCCTGCGCACGCCCAAGTTCGGCATCGTGAACAAGGATGATGACTGGAGGAACAAAGAGTACGTTCTTCCCTTCACAAAGACCACGCTCCTTGAGATATTCTTTGCAGTCTATGGCTGCATGGCGGTGTTCATCTCGCTTGCCTCCGGCAATGCCGTCTATGCACCTATGATAGCCGTCCCGACGATAGGGTTCATCTATGTCACGTACCTGAGCATAGTGCACTCTTCATTTCGGAAAAAGAAGAGCGACACGCGTGGTACCTACGCCCCGGCCATTGCTGCAGGCAAGCATCATAATAATAACAATCTTGACAGCGGCGCGACAATGGCTGCTGCAAGCGTCATCACCCATACGAGAGTCGTGAACCGGCAAAAGGTTGTGCTTGCTGGGGTGCTTGCATTCCTGATCATGGGTGCAGGAATGGCGTACTATGGCTACCAGACCACGCTGTATCATGTCAACAAGGCGATAGGGTTCGTTGCGCGAGCCCAGACTGCCCAGACGCCAGAGCAGCTGGCAGAATACATCAAGCTGGCAAAAATCGAGCTGATGCCTGTCAAGGGCAACAACCCTGTCTGGCTCTTTCCAACCGCCAGAACGGACTTTGGGCTTATCCGGGAGAACCTAGATGGCATCCTGTTGAGGGCCGAGTCTGCCTCGGCAATGGTCCCGCACAGCGAGCAGTACAACATGGCAATGAGTGACATGCACAAGTCAGCAGAGAGGATCAACCTTGGACTCATGGAGGCGATCCCCTACATGTACATCAGCATCTCTAATCTTGTGATGGCCGGCCTATGGGTGGCAGCCATCATTGCCATATTTGCGGCCATGAGAAGGGCGAGGACAAGAAGAGTGCAGATAGAAAAAACAGTTTGA
- the hemB gene encoding porphobilinogen synthase, which translates to MKKSSNSNAFPNVRLRRLRTTPAVRDLLQETRLSAKDLIAPVFVQEGLKKPEEIGSMPDIQRLPLSRLAGEVERIMDLGISAIILFGLPSHKDAEATSAFDDRGIVQKSVELVRKQFGNKVAIVTDVCLCQYTTHGHCGLVVDKKIDNDRSIDTLAKVAVSHAKAGADIVAPSAMMDGQVQAIRKGLDASGFSEVAIMGYSAKQASPLYAPFRDAAHSAPEFGDRCTYQMPFSNAKEAMREIETDIAEGVDIVMIKPAIPYLDLIYKARQATNLPICAYSVSGEYALIKAAAMNGWVDENAVMTEFLTSIKRAGANVIITYQAKKMAELLSR; encoded by the coding sequence ATGAAGAAAAGCAGCAACAGTAACGCTTTTCCAAACGTCAGGCTCAGGCGCCTGAGGACCACTCCGGCAGTACGGGATCTCCTTCAGGAGACACGCCTTTCAGCCAAGGACCTGATAGCACCAGTATTTGTTCAGGAAGGGCTGAAAAAGCCCGAAGAAATCGGCTCGATGCCGGATATCCAGAGGCTGCCACTCTCAAGGCTCGCTGGCGAGGTTGAGCGCATCATGGATCTTGGCATTTCCGCAATAATCCTCTTTGGCCTGCCGTCTCATAAAGACGCAGAAGCAACTTCAGCCTTTGATGACAGAGGCATAGTCCAAAAGTCGGTTGAACTTGTACGCAAGCAGTTTGGCAACAAGGTGGCGATAGTGACTGACGTCTGCCTGTGCCAGTACACGACGCACGGGCACTGCGGGCTAGTAGTTGACAAAAAGATAGACAACGACAGGAGCATCGACACACTTGCAAAGGTTGCAGTCAGCCACGCAAAGGCTGGCGCGGACATTGTTGCGCCATCTGCCATGATGGACGGGCAGGTGCAGGCGATACGCAAGGGCCTTGACGCTTCTGGATTTTCAGAGGTAGCGATAATGGGCTATTCGGCAAAACAGGCATCCCCGCTGTACGCGCCTTTCCGGGATGCCGCTCACTCGGCTCCAGAGTTTGGCGACAGATGCACGTACCAGATGCCCTTTTCAAATGCAAAAGAAGCGATGCGGGAAATAGAGACAGACATTGCAGAGGGCGTTGATATCGTCATGATAAAGCCGGCCATACCCTACCTTGATCTTATCTACAAGGCAAGGCAGGCAACCAACCTGCCGATATGCGCCTACAGCGTCTCTGGCGAGTATGCGTTGATAAAGGCGGCCGCCATGAACGGATGGGTGGACGAGAACGCAGTAATGACCGAGTTTCTCACATCTATCAAGCGGGCCGGCGCCAATGTGATCATAACTTATCAGGCCAAAAAGATGGCAGAGTTGCTTTCTAGGTAA